AAACCGTAAATATATTCTTTTTCTTACTTTATTAAGAGTTATTTTTGAAAAGAACTTCGGTTATCGAAACTTTTATCTTCTATATTTACAGTATTTAAAAATACATAATAATTTAAAAATGACCATTCAAGATTTAAAATCCCAAAACCTAATTCTTTTCGAAGCCATTTCGGGAAGCAGGTCTTTTGGGCTAAACACACCAACTTCGGATACTGATATAAAAGGCGTTTATTATCTTCCAAAAGAAAAATTCTTTGGTTTAGATTATATTCCGCAGATAAGTAATGAAACCAATGATGAGGTGTATTACGAAATAGGTCGTTTTGTAGAATTACTGCTTAGAAATAATCCTAATATTCTAGAGATTTTGGCTTCGCCAGATGATTGTATTTTGTACAAACATCCGTTAATGAATCATTTGAAACTAGAAAATTTTCTGTCGAAACTCTGCAAAGATTCTTTTGCCGGTTATGCCGTAACGCAGATTAAAAAGGCGAGAGGTTTAAACAAAAAAATCGTAAATCCGCTGCCAAAGGAAAAGAAAAGTCTTTTGGATTTTTGTTATGTTTTGGAAGGGTATAAAACGGTTTCTGTTTCAGAATTTCTGCAGGAGAATAATTTTCAACAAGAACAAATTGGTTTGGTTGATCTGCCCAATTCAAAAGGAATGTTTGCAATGTTTTACGATCAGGAAAAATCGCTGGGTTATAAAGGCATTATTCAGAAAGAAAACTCTAACGAAGTTTCGCTGTCGTCGATTCCTAAAACCGAAAAACCAATTGGATATTTATCCTGCAATCAAGACGGATATTCGAAATATTGCAAAGAATACACCGAATACTGGAACTGGATCGAAAAACGCAACGAAGACCGTTACAACACGAATCAGCAGCACGGAAAAAATTACGACAGCAAAAACATGATGCACACCATTCGACTTTTGCAAACGGCAGAACAGATTCTTTCAACTGGAAAATTAAATATCAGAGTTTCAAACCGAGAAGAACTTTTAGACATAAAAGCCGGAAACAAAGAATACGAGGATTTACTCGAAATGGCAGATGCATTAATTGCTTCAATCGAAAATTGTTATTCGATATCAACTTTGCCTGAAAAACCAGATGAAGAAAAAGCAATTCGGACTTTAATTCAAATTAGGGAAGAATTATACAATCAGAAGTAAATTAATACTGGAACGGATAGGTAAACAATAAACGTGTGCCTTTTTGCACGGGAATAATTTTAAAAGTTCCGTTTATGTTTTCCATTCGGGCAGACATATTAGTGAGTCCGTTTCCTTTTTGAATTTTCTCAGAAAGTCCAATTCCGTCATCGATTATGTTAATGGTAAAAGAGGTTTCGGTTTGTTGAAATTCAATAAAAAGATGATTCGCCTGGCTGTGTTTAAAAACGTTATGTACGGCTTCTTTAGTCACTAAAAAAAGATTTCGTCTTGCTTTAACCGATAAATTAGTTTCGGTTTCTAAAATACTAGAATTGAATTGCAAATCGATTGTCGTTTTATTTAAAAAACGCTTGATGTACAAAGTGCTGTATTCTATAAAGTTGTCAATAGTATCATTTTGCGAATCCAAACTCCAGAGAATTTCCCGCATAGCGAGATTCATATCTTCAGAAGTATTGATAATAGCTTCCAGATCTTCGGAATAACTTTCTTGCGGAATTTTATATTTTAAAAACTCAGCCTGAAGTTTTATAGCCGAAATCCCAGCGCCTAAATCATCGTGCATATCCTGAGAAATGCGTTCTCTTTCTAACTGAATTGCTTTTTGTCGTTCTAACTCTTTCTGTAATAATTGATTTTGGAATTCGCTTTCTTTTATTTGGTTTTCCTGCTGCTGAATGAGTTGTTTTTTGTTGTAGATAAAGACTATCATAACAATGAAACATACAAAAAGAAGCATCACAATAATAGCAATTATATACGTGAGTTTTATTTCATGTGGAAGCTCTCTCATTTGTTTCGTTCTTTGGCTATAGCTTCGTATTTTAAGAGAGAAAAATAAAATAAAGCGTACATGATAAAGTTTACTACAGAACCAATTTTTCTTAAAATGTTTAGAAAAATCTGATCTTCTTTTTCAAACAAATACATTGGTGTAAACCTAAAAATTATGTAAGTACTCCAAA
This is a stretch of genomic DNA from Flavobacterium endoglycinae. It encodes these proteins:
- a CDS encoding sensor histidine kinase, whose product is MRELPHEIKLTYIIAIIVMLLFVCFIVMIVFIYNKKQLIQQQENQIKESEFQNQLLQKELERQKAIQLERERISQDMHDDLGAGISAIKLQAEFLKYKIPQESYSEDLEAIINTSEDMNLAMREILWSLDSQNDTIDNFIEYSTLYIKRFLNKTTIDLQFNSSILETETNLSVKARRNLFLVTKEAVHNVFKHSQANHLFIEFQQTETSFTINIIDDGIGLSEKIQKGNGLTNMSARMENINGTFKIIPVQKGTRLLFTYPFQY
- a CDS encoding nucleotidyltransferase domain-containing protein → MTIQDLKSQNLILFEAISGSRSFGLNTPTSDTDIKGVYYLPKEKFFGLDYIPQISNETNDEVYYEIGRFVELLLRNNPNILEILASPDDCILYKHPLMNHLKLENFLSKLCKDSFAGYAVTQIKKARGLNKKIVNPLPKEKKSLLDFCYVLEGYKTVSVSEFLQENNFQQEQIGLVDLPNSKGMFAMFYDQEKSLGYKGIIQKENSNEVSLSSIPKTEKPIGYLSCNQDGYSKYCKEYTEYWNWIEKRNEDRYNTNQQHGKNYDSKNMMHTIRLLQTAEQILSTGKLNIRVSNREELLDIKAGNKEYEDLLEMADALIASIENCYSISTLPEKPDEEKAIRTLIQIREELYNQK